A window of the Lactuca sativa cultivar Salinas chromosome 7, Lsat_Salinas_v11, whole genome shotgun sequence genome harbors these coding sequences:
- the LOC111893981 gene encoding uncharacterized protein LOC111893981, translated as MDPHSFIARAEAQRWLGIAEKLLMGHDLVGSKTFAIRARESDPRLEAADQILAIADTLLAAEKRVAGSHGTQQPDYYAILQLVRFVQDTEHIADQYRRLAVTLNPHQNRFPYSDQAFQLVNDAWAVLSNPLRKSMYDSELDFPQQQEMNHIGFNLEHHHHQQQQQQHQHQQQHQHNFFSINRMGSGNEQELVEQQRTFLQTRVQRSHQQHNFMSQSNPVRPSPVREQEQLFQQREEEELFQPQVQPFQITSTPQQQLRPPSQPPQPQLPTRASTPPPPPAASTQPPVSWPQPPQHSQPHPPMQSTTPSPPPPPAASPQPPVSWPQPPPHSQPQPPMQSTTPSPPPPPPPAESPQPPMPWPQPVPHSQPQPHIRSRSPPPPPPEAPLQPPVSWPQPPPHSQTPLQTQPQSQPQQEQHHQQQDSLEQNATPVQPPTHSDTNNSVSEEEKETVTESDSENIDSSSPTFWTACPYCLYMYEYPRVYAECTLRCRNCERAFQAVPVPSPPPIIEGQEAYFCCWGSFPLGISISNLENNNGKGTNKYWTSISPLYDVSPQVHHNLNDSSPKKRRNSEPRIYIDDVTDDIFTGISEPSDDSDLDWKGTDNKKVKKMKKRGRKRKAKGVHVKKTRKRRKKILQNSVESSKKEVVSNSNPRRQSGRVAKEMGKLDLNVEFNNNEGEESGSKMIGGNRGQGQGEEDNIEGNGFFEGLDEFLSSLPILSVVNEEKDKAS; from the coding sequence ATGGACCCTCATAGCTTCATAGCACGGGCGGAGGCACAACGGTGGCTCGGAATCGCCGAGAAACTGCTCATGGGTCACGACCTTGTAGGATCCAAGACATTTGCGATCCGAGCACGAGAATCCGACCCGAGACTTGAAGCTGCTGATCAGATCCTAGCAATTGCAGATACGCTCCTCGCCGCCGAGAAACGAGTCGCCGGAAGCCATGGCACTCAGCAGCCGGATTATTACGCGATTCTTCAACTCGTTAGGTTTGTTCAGGACACGGAACACATCGCCGATCAGTACCGACGGCTTGCTGTAACATTAAACCCTCATCAAAACCGGTTTCCGTACTCCGATCAAGCGTTTCAGCTTGTGAATGATGCTTGGGCTGTGTTGTCGAATCCTTTACGGAAGTCTATGTATGATTCGGAGCTTGATTTTCCACAACAGCAGGAGATGAATCATATAGGGTTTAACCTCGAACACCATCACCaccagcaacagcaacagcaacatcaACACCAGCAGCAGCatcaacataattttttttcgaTCAATCGTATGGGGTCAGGTAATGAACAGGAATTGGTCGAACAACAACGGACATTTCTTCAAACTAGGGTACAGCGGAGTCATCAACAGCACAATTTTATGTCACAATCGAATCCTGTTAGGCCATCGCCGGTGCGTGAGCAGGAGCAATTGTTTCAGCAACGCGAGGAGGAAGAGCTGTTTCAGCCTCAGGTACAACCGTTTCAAATTACGTCAACGCCGCAGCAACAATTACGACCACCGTCACAACCTCCTCAGCCGCAGCTACCTACGCGAGCGTCGACGCCGCCTCCTCCTCCTGCAGCATCGACACAACCTCCGGTGTCTTGGCCACAACCGCCACAGCATTCACAACCGCATCCACCTATGCAGTCGACGACTCCGTCTCCGCCTCCGCCTCCTGCAGCATCGCCACAACCTCCAGTGTCTTGGCCACAACCGCCACCGCATTCACAACCGCAACCACCTATGCAGTCGACGACTCCGTCTCCGCCTCCGCCTCCTCCTCCTGCAGAATCGCCACAGCCCCCAATGCCTTGGCCACAACCGGTACCACATTCACAACCGCAGCCACATATTCGATCGAGGTCTCCGCCGCCTCCTCCTCCTGAAGCACCGCTGCAACCCCCAGTGTCTTGGCCACAACCGCCACCCCATTCACAGACGCCTTTACAAACACAGCCACAATCACAACCGCAGCAGGAACAACATCATCAGCAACAAGATTCGCTGGAACAGAATGCTACCCCTGTCCAGCCTCCTACTCATTCTGATACGAACAATAGTGTCAGCGAGGAAGAAAAAGAAACAGTAACCGAGTCAGATTCTGAGAACATCGATTCATCATCTCCTACATTTTGGACTGCGTGTCCTTACTGTCTATACATGTACGAATACCCTAGGGTTTACGCAGAGTGCACCCTCCGTTGTCGCAACTGCGAAAGAGCGTTTCAAGCAGTTCCAGTCCCCTCTCCTCCACCCATAATCGAAGGCCAAGAAGCCTATTTCTGTTGTTGGGGGTCCTTCCCATTAGGGATTTCGATATCAAACCTCGAGAACAACAATGGCAAAGGCACAAACAAATATTGGACATCCATTTCACCTCTCTACGATGTCTCACCTCAAGTTCATCACAATCTAAACGATAGTTCGCCAAAGAAAAGAAGAAATTCGGAACCACGTATCTACATAGATGATGTTACAGATGATATCTTTACAGGTATCTCAGAACCTAGCGACGATTCTGATCTTGATTGGAAGGGCACCGATAACAAAAAggtgaaaaagatgaagaagagagGTCGTAAAAGGAAAGCAAAAGGTGTACATGTTAAGAAGACTAGAAAAAGGAGGAAAAAGATTCTTCAAAACAGTGTAGAGAGTAGCAAAAAGGAAGTGGTTAGTAATAGTAACCCAAGAAGACAATCGGGTCGGGTTGCAAAAGAAATGGGGAAGTTGGATTTGAATGTTGAGTTTAATAACAATGAAGGGGAAGAATCTGGTTCAAAGATGATTGGTGGGAATCGAGGTCAAGGGCAGGGTGAAGAAGATAACATTGAAGGTAATGGATTTTTTGAAGGGCTTGATGAGTTTTTAAGCAGTTTGCCAATACTTTCTGTTGTGAATGAAGAAAAGGACAAGGCTTCTTAG